One window of the Epinephelus moara isolate mb chromosome 22, YSFRI_EMoa_1.0, whole genome shotgun sequence genome contains the following:
- the xkr8.3 gene encoding XK-related protein 8.3, whose product MVMERATFSKYSWIDFVFSVVGVCTFLVDWGSDVWVATEFYCRGDLFWFGVLVGLMVLSSIVVQMFSWFWFKYDRELPGFSAQTEGGTVLFGDRVKLSCVLHVLQLGFLCRHIFAIRQGFRVWWRKEEGSEYAVYLTHDLSMLRLIETFCESAPQLTLMIYVMLHTNKARTVQFVSIAASTTSIAWMVVDYHRSLRSFLPDKAKQGWCSSLIYFLWNLLLIAPRVAALALFASVLSWYIAIHFLMLWPVFVTWAWRQGTDFMDSTGGEWLYRATVGLIWYFSWFNVAEGQTRGRSIIYHSFITTDGGILLATWWFYRDPVQTESYALALLIALPFIYLLGLFFKSLYYCCFHPKLWRPPSRDPGLPDDLPDAEVSFKDSTIQDGTLSSHLLNKRMACHAAHFYLEQAVIRNTDSANGAESSHL is encoded by the exons ATGGTGATGGAGCGCGCGACTTTTTCAAAGTACTCGTGGATCGACTTCGTCTTCTCTGTGGTCGGAGTATGTACCTTCCTGGTGGACTGGGGCTCGGACGTGTGGGTGGCCACCGAGTTTTACTGCCGCGGGGACCTGTTCTGGTTCGGGGTGCTGGTCGGCCTCATGGTGCTGTCGTCTATCGTGGTCCAGATGTTCAGTTGGTTCTGGTTCAAGTATGACCGAGAGCTGCCGGGGTTCAGCGCTCAGACCGAGGGAGGAACCGTCCTGTTCGGGGACCGAGTCAAGCTGTCCTGCGTGCTGCATGTGCTGCAGCTGGGCTTCCTCTGCAG GCACATCTTTGCCATACGACAAGGCTTCAGGGTGTGGTGGCGGAAAGAGGAAGGGTCAGAGTACGCCGTTTACCTGACACATGACCTCAGCATGCTCCGGCTTATCGAGACGTTCTGTGAGAGTGCTCCTCAGCTCACCCTGATGATCTACGTCatgctgcacacaaacaaagcCAGGACGGTTCAGT TTGTTAGCATTGCTGCATCAACGACTTCCATAGCCTGGATGGTGGTGGATTACCACCGCTCTCTGCGCTCCTTCCTCCCAGACAAGGCCAAGCAGGGCTGGTGTTCCTCTTTAATCTACTTCCTGTGGAACCTGCTGCTCATCGCCCCGCGTGTTGCGGCCCTCGCCCTCTTTGCCTCAGTCCTGTCCTGGTATATTGCTATCCACTTTCTGATGTTGTGGCCTGTCTTTGTGACGTGGGCCTGGCGACAGGGGACAGACTTCATGGACAGCACCGGGGGTGAGTGGCTCTACCGGGCCACCGTAGGGCTTATTTGGTACTTCAGCTGGTTTAACGTAGCAGAGGGTCAGACCAGAGGCAGGAGCATCATCTACCATTCTTTCATCACCACTGATGGAGGAATCCTGCTGGCGACTTGGTGGTTTTACAGGGACCCTGTCCAGACTGAGTCGTACGCCCTCGCTCTGCTCATTGCTCTACCTTTCATCTACCTCCTGGGACTGTTTTTCAAATCCCTTTACTACTGTTGCTTCCACCCCAAGCTGTGGAGGCCCCCGTCGAGGGACCCAGGCCTGCCTGATGATCTGCCCGATGCAGAAGTGTCCTTTAAAGACTCTACCATCCAGGACGGCACCCTGTCCTCCCACCTCCTCAACAAACGGATGGCCTGCCATGCTGCTCACTTTTATTTAGAGCAAGCAGttattagaaacactgatagCGCGAATGGAGCAGAGTCGTCACATCTGTGA